In one window of Accipiter gentilis chromosome 28, bAccGen1.1, whole genome shotgun sequence DNA:
- the GPATCH11 gene encoding G patch domain-containing protein 11 isoform X2 produces MEEDEEEDYMSDLFIKQDVRPGLPMMRRMKETIQKEKKQKEANEKNRQKSIKEEEKERRDLVLKSALSTENKGFALLQKMGYKSGQALGKSGEGIVEPIPLNIKTGRSGLGHEELKKRKAEEKLENYRQKLCMKKQANEQAADQFRIRFKNKQEERKMEGDLRKSQRACQQLDMQKTLKIYLRTALETVLQIMTRAFLKEGVVDKYV; encoded by the exons Atggaggaagatgaagaggaagactacatgtctgatttatttattaa ACAGGATGTAAGGCCAGGCTTGCCCATGATGAGGCGGATGAAGGAAactattcagaaggaaaaaaagcaaaaagaagccaATGAGAAGAACAGACAAAAGAgtataaaagaagaagaaaaagagagacgcGACTTGGTATTGAAAAGTGCATTGAGCACTGAGAACAAAGGCTTTGCTTTGCTCCAGAAGATGGGCTACAAGAGTGGCCAGGCCCTTGGCAAAAGTG GAGAGGGTATTGTTGAACCTATTCCTCTGAACATAAAAACAG GCAGAAGTGGGCTTGGTCATGAGGAACTAAAAAAgcgaaaagctgaagaaaaactggaaaactaTAGACAAAAACTCTGTatgaaaaaacaagcaaatgaaCAAGCTGCAGATCAGTTCAG AATAAGattcaaaaacaaacaagaagaacGCAAGATGGAAGGGGACCTCAGAAAAAGCCAGAGGGCCTGCCAGCAATTAGATATGCAAAAA ACTCTGAAGATTTATCTTCGAACTGCCCTGGAGACAGTGCTGCAGATCATGACTAGAGCCTTTCTAAAGGAAGGAGTCGTAGATAAGTATGTGTAG
- the GPATCH11 gene encoding G patch domain-containing protein 11 isoform X1: MEEDEEEDYMSDLFIKQDVRPGLPMMRRMKETIQKEKKQKEANEKNRQKSIKEEEKERRDLVLKSALSTENKGFALLQKMGYKSGQALGKSGEGIVEPIPLNIKTGRSGLGHEELKKRKAEEKLENYRQKLCMKKQANEQAADQFRIRFKNKQEERKMEGDLRKSQRACQQLDMQKDIDVPKETWFWLEPEEEDKKDEEDEEDECTSSDRSVSEKLHILTAYLREEHFYCIWCGTTYEDSEDLSSNCPGDSAADHD, encoded by the exons Atggaggaagatgaagaggaagactacatgtctgatttatttattaa ACAGGATGTAAGGCCAGGCTTGCCCATGATGAGGCGGATGAAGGAAactattcagaaggaaaaaaagcaaaaagaagccaATGAGAAGAACAGACAAAAGAgtataaaagaagaagaaaaagagagacgcGACTTGGTATTGAAAAGTGCATTGAGCACTGAGAACAAAGGCTTTGCTTTGCTCCAGAAGATGGGCTACAAGAGTGGCCAGGCCCTTGGCAAAAGTG GAGAGGGTATTGTTGAACCTATTCCTCTGAACATAAAAACAG GCAGAAGTGGGCTTGGTCATGAGGAACTAAAAAAgcgaaaagctgaagaaaaactggaaaactaTAGACAAAAACTCTGTatgaaaaaacaagcaaatgaaCAAGCTGCAGATCAGTTCAG AATAAGattcaaaaacaaacaagaagaacGCAAGATGGAAGGGGACCTCAGAAAAAGCCAGAGGGCCTGCCAGCAATTAGATATGCAAAAA GATATTGATGTTCCTAAGGAGACTTGGTTTTGGCTAGAACCTGAAGAGGAAGACAAGAAGGATGAGGAAGACGAGGAAGATGAATGCACAAGCTCAGACAGAAGT GTATCAGAAAAGCTACACATCCTGACTGCCTATTTGAGAGAAGAACACTTCTACTGCATTTGGTGTGGAACAACCTATGAAG ACTCTGAAGATTTATCTTCGAACTGCCCTGGAGACAGTGCTGCAGATCATGACTAG